In the Lascolabacillus massiliensis genome, one interval contains:
- the rsgA gene encoding ribosome small subunit-dependent GTPase A, with protein MVNELDERTRKGVKGLVIKNTGNTYFVRDYNNNEYICKAKGNLRLKGIRSTSPIVVGDIVFMDVNADGTAFISDIEDRRNYIVRKASNLSKHSHILAANIDLALFCFTVRYPETTTVFTDRFLVTAEAYSVPVHIIFNKIDLFNEEEKEYLDAIINLYNTIGYPCLKTSMETGEGVNELKDITTGKTVLLAGHSGVGKSTIINTLMKKQVQKVGEISDYHFKGKHTTTYSEMIELDNGGFIIDTPGIKGFGTIDMGVEEVSHYFPEIFKISKKCKFNNCLHVNEPDCAVLDAVENHYISESRYNSYLNILVDINEGKYRL; from the coding sequence ATGGTAAACGAACTTGATGAAAGAACCCGGAAAGGTGTTAAAGGTCTTGTAATTAAGAATACCGGTAACACCTATTTCGTCCGGGATTACAACAATAACGAGTATATATGTAAGGCTAAGGGTAACCTTAGGCTTAAAGGAATAAGGAGTACAAGTCCAATTGTTGTAGGTGATATTGTTTTCATGGATGTTAATGCCGATGGGACTGCTTTTATTTCGGATATAGAAGACAGAAGAAATTATATCGTGAGAAAGGCCTCAAATCTATCAAAGCATTCACATATACTTGCTGCAAATATTGATTTGGCATTGTTCTGTTTTACTGTACGATATCCTGAAACAACTACTGTATTCACAGACAGATTTCTTGTTACTGCAGAAGCATACTCCGTACCCGTACATATTATATTTAATAAGATAGATCTTTTTAATGAAGAGGAAAAAGAGTATCTTGATGCAATAATTAATCTTTATAATACGATTGGTTATCCCTGTCTTAAAACTTCGATGGAAACTGGTGAAGGGGTAAATGAACTGAAAGATATTACTACGGGTAAAACGGTTCTGCTTGCAGGACATTCAGGAGTTGGGAAGTCTACAATAATTAACACCCTGATGAAAAAACAGGTTCAGAAAGTAGGAGAAATATCGGATTACCATTTTAAAGGAAAACATACTACAACATATTCAGAGATGATTGAACTTGATAATGGGGGGTTCATTATTGATACACCAGGCATAAAGGGGTTTGGTACAATTGATATGGGTGTTGAGGAGGTTTCACACTATTTCCCGGAAATATTTAAAATATCAAAAAAATGCAAGTTCAATAACTGCCTTCATGTAAATGAACCTGACTGTGCAGTGCTGGATGCTGTAGAAAATCACTATATCAGCGAAAGCAGATACAACTCTTATCTGAATATATTAGTGGATATCAATGAAGGTAAATACCGCTTGTAA
- the frr gene encoding ribosome recycling factor: protein MDTLAIRQEAEEKMKMTLEFLDETFSRIRAGRANTHILDGIRVEYYGSNVPLSNVATVTTPDAKTIVVQPWEKSMLKVVEKAIMDSEVGITPENNGEVIRLGIPPLTEERRKQLVKQTKQEAEDAKISIRNARREGMEEIKKAVKNGLPEDMGKDGENELQKLHDKYIKRVDEAFAEKEKEILTV from the coding sequence ATGGATACATTAGCAATAAGACAAGAGGCTGAAGAAAAAATGAAAATGACCCTCGAGTTTTTGGATGAAACTTTTTCACGTATAAGGGCAGGACGTGCAAACACTCATATCCTTGATGGAATTCGTGTTGAATATTATGGAAGTAATGTTCCTCTATCAAATGTTGCCACAGTGACTACACCTGATGCAAAAACGATTGTGGTGCAACCCTGGGAAAAATCAATGCTTAAGGTTGTGGAAAAAGCAATAATGGACTCCGAGGTTGGTATTACTCCCGAAAATAACGGAGAAGTAATTCGATTGGGTATTCCTCCACTTACCGAAGAACGCAGAAAGCAGCTTGTAAAACAGACCAAGCAGGAAGCTGAGGATGCTAAAATAAGTATTCGAAACGCACGCAGAGAAGGTATGGAAGAGATAAAAAAGGCTGTTAAGAATGGTCTGCCAGAGGATATGGGTAAAGATGGTGAAAATGAACTACAGAAACTGCATGATAAATATATCAAGCGAGTGGATGAGGCTTTTGCCGAAAAAGAGAAAGAAATTTTAACCGTTTAA
- a CDS encoding MmcQ/YjbR family DNA-binding protein: MDIEELFDYCMSIPGAEATTPFDDVTIVMKVMGKMFALIPTDNERFSITLKCDPEKAILLRESYECVESAYHMNKTYWNTIFLDGDLPDSEIKVCIDNSVEEVIKKLPKKLQREYYGTFK; encoded by the coding sequence ATGGATATTGAAGAGCTGTTTGATTATTGTATGTCTATTCCCGGTGCAGAGGCTACCACTCCTTTTGATGATGTAACTATTGTCATGAAGGTGATGGGGAAGATGTTTGCATTAATACCAACTGATAATGAAAGGTTTAGCATTACTCTGAAGTGTGACCCTGAAAAAGCAATATTATTGCGTGAATCTTATGAATGTGTGGAGAGTGCATACCACATGAATAAAACCTACTGGAACACAATCTTTCTGGATGGTGATTTGCCGGATAGTGAAATTAAAGTGTGTATCGATAATTCAGTAGAGGAGGTAATAAAGAAATTGCCAAAAAAATTACAAAGGGAATATTATGGAACTTTTAAGTGA
- a CDS encoding Gfo/Idh/MocA family protein, with the protein MDRRNFLKKSAITATGLSLTPLMGKPFNSIFGQSAPSNKIKIGLIGCRNQGWSNLTTFLQYPNVECVSLCDIDDQWLYQRASELEEMTGKKPPQLVKDWRRVIDNKDVDMVIIGTPDHWHCLQTIAACEAGKDVFVEKPLANTIEECDLMVKAARKYNRIVQVGQWQRSDPHWDEAAAYVQSGVLGKVRTVKVWAYQTSKWTLPVVPDSAPPAGVDYDMWLGPAPKRNFNQNRFHYNFRFFWDYAGGLMADWGVHLLDYAMKGMNAGLPSYVYGAGGKFGYPDDAMETPDTLMATYKYPDFNIIWDHACGIGNGLFDKREGVAFFGENGTLVLTRSGWEVIPEQAVNSRNFPYCYPCDDERKPNSLRMEAVEMHKGLGKGLYMHAGNMLDCIRTRELPNADIAIGAEVAKLSHMANISCRVGSALRWDNKTGLFDNEEANLLAKANYRSPWKLPVL; encoded by the coding sequence ATGGATAGACGAAATTTTCTTAAGAAATCAGCTATTACAGCAACAGGTTTAAGTCTGACACCATTAATGGGGAAACCTTTTAACTCAATATTTGGGCAGTCGGCACCTAGTAATAAAATAAAAATAGGATTAATAGGGTGCCGTAATCAGGGGTGGAGTAACCTTACTACATTTTTACAATATCCGAATGTGGAGTGTGTATCTCTTTGTGATATTGATGATCAGTGGCTTTATCAGCGAGCTTCTGAACTGGAGGAGATGACAGGCAAAAAACCTCCTCAGTTGGTAAAGGACTGGCGCCGTGTTATTGACAATAAGGATGTTGATATGGTGATCATTGGGACTCCTGATCACTGGCACTGTCTGCAGACTATTGCTGCCTGTGAAGCAGGGAAAGATGTTTTTGTAGAGAAACCACTTGCGAATACTATTGAGGAGTGCGACCTGATGGTGAAGGCTGCACGTAAATATAACAGGATAGTTCAGGTTGGTCAATGGCAGAGGAGTGATCCTCACTGGGATGAGGCTGCTGCTTATGTGCAGAGTGGAGTTCTTGGTAAAGTTAGAACTGTTAAGGTATGGGCATATCAGACAAGTAAGTGGACACTTCCTGTTGTTCCTGACTCTGCTCCTCCGGCGGGTGTCGATTATGATATGTGGCTTGGACCGGCTCCTAAACGTAATTTCAACCAGAACCGCTTTCATTATAATTTCAGATTTTTCTGGGACTATGCCGGGGGGTTGATGGCCGACTGGGGTGTGCATCTTCTCGACTATGCTATGAAAGGGATGAATGCTGGTTTACCATCATATGTTTATGGTGCAGGTGGTAAGTTTGGGTATCCTGATGATGCTATGGAAACACCGGATACATTAATGGCAACTTATAAATATCCCGATTTTAATATTATTTGGGATCATGCATGTGGAATTGGCAATGGGTTGTTTGACAAACGTGAAGGTGTTGCATTCTTTGGTGAGAACGGAACACTTGTGCTTACAAGAAGTGGCTGGGAGGTAATCCCGGAGCAAGCTGTGAATAGTAGAAATTTCCCATATTGCTATCCATGTGATGATGAAAGAAAACCAAACAGTTTGAGAATGGAGGCGGTTGAAATGCATAAGGGATTGGGAAAGGGACTTTATATGCATGCGGGTAATATGCTTGACTGTATAAGAACCAGGGAACTGCCTAACGCTGATATTGCAATAGGAGCTGAGGTGGCTAAACTGAGTCATATGGCAAATATATCATGTAGGGTAGGTTCTGCATTAAGATGGGATAATAAGACAGGGTTGTTTGATAATGAAGAGGCTAACCTGTTGGCAAAGGCTAATTACAGATCACCCTGGAAGCTTCCTGTTTTGTAA
- a CDS encoding NADPH-dependent FMN reductase codes for MSKKKIAVIVGSLRKDSYNRKLALDAIKMQPDTLDMEIVEIGQLAHYNEDLDHNPPAEWVEFRKKIKEADGYLFFTPEYNRSIPGVLKNAIDVGSRPYGQNNWGGKPGAIVSSSISALGGEAANHVLRQPMVFIDVYMMQQPEAYIGNTTTLFNENNEIANPETRKFLDNWLKAFEAWVHKFYND; via the coding sequence ATGAGCAAGAAAAAAATCGCAGTTATAGTAGGCAGTTTAAGAAAAGACTCCTATAACAGAAAATTAGCTCTCGATGCAATTAAAATGCAGCCCGACACATTAGATATGGAAATAGTTGAAATAGGTCAGCTAGCCCATTATAATGAGGATCTGGATCATAATCCACCTGCAGAGTGGGTAGAATTCCGCAAAAAAATTAAAGAAGCAGATGGCTATCTGTTTTTTACACCTGAATACAACAGATCAATTCCAGGTGTATTGAAAAATGCAATCGATGTCGGATCAAGACCATATGGACAAAACAACTGGGGAGGCAAGCCAGGTGCAATAGTCAGCAGTTCAATCAGTGCGCTTGGTGGAGAGGCTGCAAACCATGTACTTCGTCAGCCAATGGTTTTCATTGATGTATATATGATGCAACAACCTGAAGCTTATATTGGCAACACCACAACACTCTTTAATGAGAATAACGAAATTGCAAATCCCGAGACTCGTAAGTTTCTGGATAACTGGCTGAAAGCATTCGAAGCATGGGTCCATAAATTCTATAATGATTAA
- the cls gene encoding cardiolipin synthase: MQINAALLLIIEILYLLTVVSIVVVVISENRNPIKTVAWILAVLFLPFIGIIWYAIFGQDTTRKHIISKRMYSKLKRRPLDEMGTPVEIKVPDEHENLVELLRNIDYNPLLGGNDVKIFTNAKDKFEHLFADIENAKEHIHIEYYVLQCDEIGEKFKNVLIRKAKEGIEIRIIYDSFGSRKLKKQFIEDFRMAGIEIEPFLKLSWSSFTSRLNYRNHRKIIVIDGQVGYVGGMNIADRYIKGFDWGEWRDTHARIEGKGVQGLQSVFLIDWYFVSQTLITSRKYFPLLENFGDVPMQIVNSGPLIDDKNISHGIIQAIYDSKKSIFIQTPYFFPPEAMIDALHAAAIRGVDVRVMISKRSDVALVQKASRSYIKSILESGVKVYFYKKGFLHSKMMVFDDSLTLIGSANFDTRSFEQNFEVEAFIYSEEVAIEANEIFVEDQSHSEQVVLKEWLKRPLLQRFFESVLRLFAPLL; the protein is encoded by the coding sequence ATGCAGATCAACGCAGCATTACTACTGATAATTGAAATTCTATATTTGCTTACAGTTGTGAGTATCGTGGTTGTGGTTATCTCTGAAAACCGTAACCCGATAAAAACTGTTGCATGGATTCTTGCTGTTCTTTTTCTACCTTTTATAGGAATTATCTGGTATGCTATTTTTGGGCAGGATACCACAAGGAAGCATATAATTTCCAAGAGGATGTATAGTAAATTAAAAAGGAGACCTCTTGATGAAATGGGAACACCGGTAGAAATTAAAGTCCCTGATGAGCATGAAAATCTGGTTGAACTGCTTCGTAATATTGATTATAATCCTCTGTTGGGAGGGAATGATGTCAAGATATTCACAAATGCCAAAGATAAGTTCGAACATCTTTTTGCTGATATTGAGAATGCAAAAGAGCATATTCATATAGAGTATTATGTGTTGCAATGTGATGAGATTGGAGAGAAGTTTAAGAATGTTCTAATCAGAAAGGCAAAAGAGGGTATCGAAATTCGTATCATATATGATAGCTTTGGCTCTCGTAAGCTGAAGAAACAATTTATTGAAGATTTCAGGATGGCCGGTATCGAGATAGAGCCGTTCCTAAAGCTATCCTGGAGTTCATTTACCTCAAGACTAAATTATAGAAATCACCGGAAGATAATAGTAATTGATGGTCAGGTTGGCTATGTCGGAGGTATGAATATTGCAGATCGTTATATTAAGGGGTTTGATTGGGGAGAATGGAGGGATACTCATGCTCGTATCGAAGGTAAAGGAGTGCAGGGGTTGCAGTCTGTGTTTCTGATCGATTGGTATTTTGTGTCTCAAACACTTATCACTTCAAGAAAATATTTCCCTTTACTGGAGAATTTTGGAGATGTTCCAATGCAGATTGTAAACAGTGGACCACTTATTGATGATAAAAATATTTCACACGGAATAATCCAGGCTATTTACGATTCTAAGAAATCTATCTTTATTCAAACGCCCTATTTTTTTCCTCCAGAGGCAATGATAGATGCATTGCATGCTGCCGCCATTCGTGGTGTTGATGTAAGAGTGATGATTTCTAAACGCTCTGATGTGGCTTTGGTACAGAAGGCTTCACGATCTTATATCAAGAGTATTCTTGAGTCAGGTGTGAAAGTCTATTTTTATAAAAAGGGTTTCTTACACTCAAAGATGATGGTGTTTGATGACTCACTAACATTAATTGGATCGGCAAATTTTGATACCAGGAGCTTCGAACAGAATTTCGAAGTTGAAGCATTTATATATAGTGAGGAGGTGGCAATTGAAGCAAATGAGATATTTGTTGAGGATCAAAGCCATTCTGAGCAGGTTGTGTTGAAAGAGTGGTTGAAACGTCCATTGTTACAGAGATTTTTTGAGTCTGTATTGCGCCTGTTCGCACCTCTGTTATAA
- a CDS encoding biotin--[acetyl-CoA-carboxylase] ligase: MELLSEERLVVHLDEVDSTNNYLHSLVRKQKPEEGSVVIAEFQLGGRGQMENGWFSEKGKNLLFSLLIYPDNVEANAQFIISRIASLAVKNTLDQFTDDIRIKWPNDIYWKDKKIAGILIENDISGRVITNSIIGIGININQDQFPEELPNPVSLKQVTGSEFDRDYILDNFVREFFLIYREFQNGNEKAIEDEYMLDLYRINDYYWFEDDNGRFKAIIKEVLPSGHLVLKTLETAEERVYAFKEVSFVD, from the coding sequence ATGGAACTTTTAAGTGAAGAAAGATTGGTTGTGCATCTCGACGAAGTGGATTCTACAAATAATTATTTACATAGTCTGGTCAGAAAGCAAAAACCTGAAGAGGGATCTGTTGTAATTGCAGAATTCCAGCTGGGAGGACGCGGACAAATGGAAAATGGCTGGTTCTCAGAAAAAGGTAAGAATCTTCTGTTTAGTTTACTTATCTATCCTGATAATGTGGAGGCAAACGCGCAGTTTATAATTTCCCGTATAGCATCACTTGCTGTAAAAAATACTTTAGACCAGTTTACTGATGATATTCGTATAAAATGGCCTAACGATATATATTGGAAAGATAAGAAAATTGCAGGGATATTGATTGAAAACGATATCAGTGGAAGGGTGATAACAAATTCGATTATCGGAATAGGAATAAATATAAATCAGGATCAATTCCCTGAAGAATTGCCTAATCCTGTTTCATTAAAACAGGTTACAGGGTCTGAGTTCGATAGAGACTATATTCTGGATAATTTCGTTAGAGAGTTCTTTCTTATTTATCGTGAATTCCAGAATGGAAACGAGAAAGCTATAGAAGATGAATATATGCTAGATCTCTATAGAATCAATGATTACTACTGGTTTGAAGATGATAATGGACGTTTTAAAGCAATAATAAAAGAGGTGCTTCCTTCGGGTCATCTGGTACTAAAGACTCTTGAGACAGCTGAAGAGAGAGTATATGCTTTTAAAGAGGTCTCATTCGTGGATTAA
- a CDS encoding shikimate kinase, with the protein MKRVFLIGYMGSGKTTVGKKLASLLKLSFIDLDAYIEGKHRKKISEIFAEKGEDEFRKIERRALIDVSQIENAIISTGGGAPCFFDNMSLMNESGVTVYIEADPEELAARLMASKTVRPLIAGKSKDELIPFITKHLADRERYYRNAKIIYHTERMISKEDVYLTVNGIAEQLNKYLPESFQK; encoded by the coding sequence ATGAAAAGAGTATTTCTAATAGGATATATGGGATCGGGGAAAACAACAGTTGGTAAGAAACTAGCAAGTTTACTCAAGCTCTCATTTATTGATCTTGATGCATATATAGAAGGTAAACACAGGAAGAAAATATCAGAAATCTTTGCTGAGAAAGGTGAGGATGAATTCAGAAAAATAGAAAGAAGAGCTCTTATTGATGTGTCTCAGATTGAAAATGCAATAATATCAACCGGTGGAGGCGCACCCTGCTTTTTTGATAATATGAGTTTGATGAATGAGTCGGGTGTAACTGTTTATATTGAGGCAGATCCGGAAGAACTTGCTGCGAGGCTAATGGCATCTAAGACAGTGCGACCTCTTATTGCAGGGAAATCTAAAGATGAGCTTATACCTTTTATTACGAAACATTTAGCTGATAGAGAGCGTTATTACAGGAACGCAAAAATCATTTATCACACTGAAAGAATGATTTCCAAAGAGGATGTATACCTGACAGTAAATGGAATAGCAGAGCAATTGAATAAATATCTACCTGAAAGTTTTCAGAAATAA
- the pyrH gene encoding UMP kinase, with translation MEYNRILLKLSGESLMGDKQYGIDEVRLNQYAEQIHEVAQMGIQIAIVIGGGNIFRGLSGTSKGFDRVKGDQMGMLATVINSIALSSALTNVGQRNRLYTAIRMEPVGELYSKWKAIESMEKGEVAIISGGTGNPFFTTDTASALRGIEIEADAMLKGTRVDGVYTADPEKDPNATKFQTISFDEVYKRGLKVMDLTATTMCKENNLPIVVFNMDIYGNLKRLMQGENIGTVVK, from the coding sequence ATGGAATATAACAGAATTTTACTGAAGCTCAGTGGAGAGTCGCTTATGGGTGACAAACAGTATGGTATTGATGAGGTAAGACTAAATCAATATGCAGAACAGATACATGAAGTGGCTCAAATGGGTATTCAAATTGCAATTGTGATTGGTGGAGGTAATATCTTCCGTGGACTGAGTGGTACCTCAAAAGGATTTGATCGTGTTAAGGGTGATCAAATGGGTATGTTGGCAACAGTGATAAATAGTATTGCATTGAGTTCTGCGCTCACTAATGTGGGTCAGCGAAACCGACTATATACAGCTATCCGCATGGAGCCTGTAGGTGAATTATACTCTAAATGGAAAGCGATTGAATCAATGGAAAAAGGTGAAGTTGCAATAATTTCAGGTGGTACAGGTAATCCTTTCTTTACTACAGATACTGCCTCTGCATTAAGAGGGATTGAGATTGAGGCTGATGCAATGTTAAAGGGAACCAGAGTTGATGGTGTGTATACTGCTGATCCGGAGAAAGATCCAAATGCTACTAAATTTCAGACTATATCTTTTGATGAGGTTTATAAAAGAGGGCTGAAGGTGATGGATCTGACAGCAACTACTATGTGTAAAGAGAATAATTTGCCGATAGTAGTTTTTAATATGGATATTTACGGAAATCTGAAAAGATTGATGCAGGGCGAAAACATCGGTACTGTGGTTAAATAG
- a CDS encoding nucleoside deaminase, which produces MFDDEYFMKQALQEAQKAFNKNEIPVGAVVVSEQRVIARAHNLTELLNDVTAHAEMQVITSATNVLGGKYLTDCTLYVTVEPCPMCAGALRWAQLSRLVYGASDEKRGYSTISPFLLHPKTTVTKGVMANECSELMQTFFKNIR; this is translated from the coding sequence ATGTTTGATGATGAGTATTTTATGAAACAGGCCCTGCAGGAAGCACAAAAAGCCTTCAATAAAAATGAGATTCCGGTCGGCGCTGTTGTAGTTTCTGAACAAAGAGTTATTGCAAGAGCACATAATCTTACAGAACTGCTAAATGATGTTACAGCACATGCAGAAATGCAGGTAATTACATCTGCTACAAATGTTTTGGGAGGAAAATATCTTACCGACTGTACACTATATGTAACGGTAGAGCCTTGTCCCATGTGTGCCGGAGCACTTCGCTGGGCACAATTATCACGATTAGTTTATGGTGCCTCAGATGAGAAAAGAGGTTACTCAACAATTTCGCCATTCTTACTTCATCCAAAAACTACAGTAACAAAAGGTGTTATGGCAAATGAATGTTCTGAACTTATGCAGACATTTTTTAAGAACATTCGTTGA
- a CDS encoding YraN family protein, translating to MADHNDLGNKGEDKAVAFLKSKGYRIIERNWTFHGYEIDIIAEDSEFIIFTEVKTRATDVWGNPEDAVSRQRMRRMINSASHYLKINCIDKPARFDIIAIVWNEDKPVLEHFEDAFMAFL from the coding sequence ATGGCTGATCATAACGATTTAGGAAATAAGGGTGAAGATAAAGCAGTGGCTTTTCTGAAGTCAAAGGGATATAGGATTATTGAAAGAAACTGGACTTTTCATGGTTACGAAATTGATATCATTGCAGAAGACAGCGAGTTTATAATATTTACCGAAGTAAAGACCCGGGCAACGGATGTCTGGGGAAATCCTGAAGATGCTGTAAGCAGACAGAGAATGAGGAGAATGATAAATTCAGCAAGTCACTATTTGAAAATTAACTGTATTGATAAGCCTGCCAGGTTTGATATTATCGCTATAGTCTGGAATGAAGACAAACCTGTTCTGGAACATTTTGAAGATGCCTTTATGGCTTTCTTATAG
- a CDS encoding alanine dehydrogenase, giving the protein MIYKSQKKNQFVVSELMLKTDKHKVTTIIGVPKENQETEKRVPITPEGVSLLVSAGYRVMFQKGAGLTINYSDSYYAESGAEIVDTAKEVFQADIILKIMPPTLEEVEMMRPRTSVYSFLYLHNLSRTLLEHMMEKRINALSYELINDDTGASPFVTAISEIEGASSITLAAEMLSNANGGKGILLGGIPGITPAEVVIIGAGVAGIMAARVAIAMGASVKIFDNDIIKLRAIRHELGNPVYTSTLQPKVLRNVFRSADVVIGALQYINKIHFYRISSDLISEMKEGAIIIDLRMEQGGCFETTMEACLPGHPSIFEKYGVLHFCEMSLSSRVARTSSIALSNIFVSMFNAMGDSGGIDHFARFDRGFASGFYTYSGKMVNSYVASHFNLPVSDIGLYLQGF; this is encoded by the coding sequence ATGATCTATAAATCTCAAAAAAAGAATCAGTTTGTAGTAAGTGAACTTATGCTGAAAACTGATAAGCATAAGGTTACAACTATTATTGGTGTTCCAAAGGAAAATCAGGAAACGGAGAAAAGGGTTCCTATTACACCTGAAGGGGTATCATTACTTGTTTCAGCCGGGTACAGGGTAATGTTTCAGAAAGGTGCCGGATTGACTATAAACTATTCAGATTCATACTACGCTGAATCGGGTGCGGAAATCGTAGATACGGCTAAAGAAGTTTTTCAGGCTGATATTATTCTAAAGATAATGCCTCCCACACTCGAGGAGGTTGAAATGATGCGTCCCAGAACTTCAGTGTACTCTTTTCTTTATCTTCATAACTTGTCGAGAACCCTTCTGGAACATATGATGGAAAAGAGAATAAACGCACTCTCTTATGAGCTGATTAATGATGATACGGGTGCATCTCCTTTTGTAACTGCAATTTCGGAAATAGAGGGTGCCTCATCTATTACTCTTGCGGCAGAGATGTTGAGTAATGCAAATGGCGGTAAAGGTATTCTGCTGGGTGGGATTCCAGGAATTACTCCAGCTGAAGTTGTAATAATAGGTGCTGGTGTTGCAGGTATAATGGCTGCCAGGGTTGCTATTGCAATGGGTGCTTCTGTAAAGATATTTGATAATGATATTATAAAACTTAGGGCAATACGTCACGAATTAGGAAATCCTGTATATACTTCCACGCTGCAACCGAAGGTCTTAAGAAATGTTTTTCGCTCTGCTGATGTCGTAATTGGAGCATTGCAATATATAAACAAAATACATTTTTACAGAATTTCCTCAGACCTTATTAGCGAAATGAAAGAGGGAGCTATTATAATAGACCTTCGAATGGAACAGGGTGGATGTTTTGAAACTACAATGGAGGCATGCTTGCCTGGTCATCCATCTATATTTGAGAAATATGGTGTGCTGCATTTTTGTGAGATGAGTTTGAGTTCACGTGTTGCGCGCACTTCATCAATTGCTTTGAGCAATATTTTTGTATCTATGTTCAATGCAATGGGTGATTCTGGAGGAATTGATCATTTTGCACGGTTTGACCGTGGGTTTGCTTCAGGTTTTTATACCTATTCAGGTAAAATGGTGAATTCTTATGTGGCAAGTCATTTTAATTTGCCTGTTTCTGATATCGGACTATATCTGCAGGGTTTCTAA